The following are from one region of the Methanococcoides methylutens genome:
- a CDS encoding DUF1894 domain-containing protein, which produces MACINDIPYEILLKGATPQQCEDFVKKECDEVYHVKGGYKIRGVLLRGGDSIPIGIKGNDLIFQFIKPCSGLFILRIPDAQDEIEKIRNKMK; this is translated from the coding sequence ATGGCATGCATCAACGACATACCCTATGAAATACTCCTGAAAGGAGCAACACCGCAGCAATGTGAGGACTTTGTCAAAAAGGAATGTGATGAGGTCTATCACGTTAAAGGTGGTTACAAGATACGAGGAGTGCTTCTCCGCGGCGGAGATTCCATTCCCATAGGAATCAAAGGAAATGATCTAATATTCCAGTTCATAAAACCCTGCAGCGGTCTTTTCATCCTGAGAATTCCGGATGCACAGGACGAGATCGAAAAGATACGCAATAAAATGAAATGA
- the purM gene encoding phosphoribosylformylglycinamidine cyclo-ligase gives MSDKHLTYADSGVDIEKEESTIKALTSGMTYRREGLGAPLTDIGHYAGLIEFGEYALAMATDGVGSKVLIANEMKRWNTVGIDCIAMNVNDLLAIGAEPISFVDYLALEEHTDEFARQIGEGLTRGAEISKMTIVGGETATLPEIINGFDLAGTCLGMVKKNEIITGEKVQLGDVLVGIPSSGVHSNGYTLVRNIVDQSKHSYHDNFPYNSETTIGDELLIPTRIYMEVLDVIKECDVHGLAHITGSGLLKLKRVTDLGFDFTDPIEPNDIFKFLQEEGNVDDLEMYRTFNMGMGFLIVLPEADAKKAAEMTGGKIVGKIVESGIRVGDLEIV, from the coding sequence TTGAGTGATAAACATCTTACATACGCAGATTCCGGAGTGGATATCGAGAAAGAGGAATCCACTATCAAAGCACTGACAAGTGGAATGACATACAGACGCGAGGGCCTTGGCGCTCCGCTCACTGATATTGGCCACTATGCAGGACTCATCGAGTTCGGAGAGTATGCATTGGCAATGGCAACTGACGGCGTCGGTTCAAAGGTGCTCATTGCAAATGAAATGAAGCGCTGGAACACAGTTGGTATCGACTGTATCGCCATGAACGTAAACGACCTTCTGGCCATCGGTGCAGAACCGATCAGTTTTGTGGATTACCTTGCACTTGAAGAGCATACTGATGAATTCGCACGCCAGATCGGTGAAGGACTTACCCGGGGTGCAGAAATATCAAAGATGACCATCGTCGGCGGGGAAACAGCAACCCTTCCGGAAATCATAAATGGCTTCGACCTTGCAGGAACCTGCCTTGGAATGGTAAAGAAGAATGAGATCATAACCGGTGAAAAAGTGCAGCTTGGCGATGTCCTTGTAGGAATTCCAAGTAGCGGTGTTCACAGTAATGGCTACACCCTTGTAAGGAATATAGTCGACCAGTCAAAACACTCATATCACGACAACTTCCCGTACAACTCTGAGACCACCATTGGTGACGAACTACTGATACCAACCCGCATTTACATGGAAGTACTCGATGTAATAAAAGAATGTGACGTCCACGGACTTGCACATATTACCGGAAGCGGACTACTGAAGCTCAAAAGAGTTACCGATCTTGGATTTGATTTTACAGATCCTATCGAGCCAAATGACATCTTCAAGTTCCTTCAAGAAGAAGGAAATGTGGACGATCTTGAGATGTACCGTACTTTCAATATGGGAATGGGATTTTTGATAGTTCTTCCGGAAGCTGACGCTAAAAAGGCTGCAGAAATGACAGGAGGAAAGATTGTCGGAAAGATCGTCGAAAGCGGAATTCGTGTTGGTGACCTCGAGATAGTATAA